A single region of the Zootoca vivipara chromosome 2, rZooViv1.1, whole genome shotgun sequence genome encodes:
- the ARHGEF3 gene encoding rho guanine nucleotide exchange factor 3 isoform X6 produces the protein MDLGCSWNVIFDGFHITWKIWVFLSSLAFYMCCPQSLQCRMEIRKAREPSNKRVRPLSRVTSLASLIPPVRATPLKRFGQTLQRSISFRSDSRPDLLAPRPWTRNVPPASTKRRDSKLWSETFDVCVNQMLTSKEIKRQEAIFELSQGEEDLIEDLKLAKKAYHDPMLKLSIMSEQELNQIFGTLDSLIPLHEDLLRRLKEIRKPDGSTDCVGHILVSWLPCLNSYDSYCSNQVAAKTLLDQKKQDHRVQDFLQRCLESPFSRKLDLWNFLDIPRSRLVKYPLLLREILRHTPNDHPDQQLIEEAINIVQGIVAEINKKTGESECQYYKERLIYLDEGQKDSLIGDSRVVCCHGELKNNRGVKLHVFLFQEVLVITRAVTQNEQLCYQLYRQPIPVKDLVVEDLQDGEVRLGGSIRGAFSNNERIKNFFRVSFRKGSQSQSHSLQANDTFNKQQWLNCIRQAKESASCASGEVRTLDSEVPLLTSSSTSSSRNRIPRQESKLEQMDQSDSGSDCSMDVSEISIDCDHMEQTYPWETDKEIESNV, from the exons ATGGACTTAGGATGTTCCTGGAATGTGATTTTTGATGGGTTTCACATCACCTGGAAGATTTGGGTTTTTCTGTCAAGTCTTGCCTTCTACATGTGCTGCCCACAATCTCTTCAATGTCGGATGGAGATTAGGAAAGCAAGG GAGCCCAGTAATAAGCGGGTCAGGCCTCTTTCTAGAGTGACATCACTAGCAAGTTTAATTCCTCCTGTTCGAGCAACTCCTTTGAAACGATTCGGTCAGACGCTTCAG cGTTCCATCAGTTTTCGCAGTGACAGTCGGCCAGATCTGCTTGCCCCAAGACCCTGGACTAGAAATGTACCCCCTGCTAGCACCAAGCGAAGAGACAGTAAACTTTGGAGTGAGACCTTTGATGTTTGTGTCAATCAGATGCTCACATCCAAAGAAATCAAGCGGCAAGAG GCAATTTTTGAACTTTCACAAGGAGAAGAAGACTTGATAGAAGACCTGAAGTTAGCAAAGAAG GCTTACCATGACCCAATGCTTAAACTTTCCATAATGTCAGAGCAAGAATTAAACCAAATATTTGGGACACTGGACTCTTTAATTCCTTTGCATGAAG ATCTTCTTAGACGGCTAAAAGAAATTAGGAAGCCTGATGGATCTACAGACTGTGTTGGTCACATCCTTGTGAGCTGG ttGCCTTGTCTAAATTCCTATGATAGTTACTGTAGCAACCAGGTAGCTGCCAAAACTTTGCTGGACCAGAAAAAGCAGGATCACCGGGTGCAAGACTTCCTACAGCGTTGCCTAGAGTCGCCTTTCAGCCGTAAACTGGACCTGTGGAATTTCCTTGATATCCCAAGAAGCCGTCTAGTGAAGTACCCGCTACTGCTTAGAGAGATTCTGCGACACACGCCAAACGATCATCCAGACCAACAGCTCATTGAAGAAGCT attaATATTGTCCAAGGAATAGTGGCAGAAATCAACAAAAAGACAGGTGAATCTGAATGCCAGTATTACAAAGAGAGGCTAATCTATCTTGATGAAGGCCAAAAGGACTCCTTGATAGGTGATTCACGTGTCGTGTGCTGTCATGGTGAACTAAAGAACAACCGGGGAGTG aAATTGCATGTATTTCTCTTCCAAGAAGTACTGGTAATTACTCGAGCTGTTACACAGAATGAACAACTCTGTTACCAATTGTATCGGCAACCCATCCCTGTGAAAGATCTTGTGGTAGAAGACTTGCAAGACGGAGAGGTGCGATTGGGTGGATCCATACGTGGTGCATTTAGCAACAATGAGAGGA ttaaaAACTTCTTTAGAGTCAGCTTCAGAAAGGGATCTCAAAGCCAGTCTCACTCACTGCAAGCAAATGACACCTTCAACAAACAGCAGTGGCTCAATTGTATCCGTCAAGCCAAAGAATCAGCCTCTTGCGCATCAGGCGAAGTCCGGACACTTGATTCTGAAGTCCCCTTACTAACATCATCGAGTACATCATCAAGTAGGAACAGAATACCCCGTCAGGAATCTAAGCTTGAGCAAATGGACCAATCAGACAGTGGGTCTGACTGTAGTATGGACGTCAGTGAAATCAGCATTGACTGTGACCACATGGAGCAGACATACCCTTGGGAAACTGACAAAGAAATAGAAAGCAATGTCTGA
- the ARHGEF3 gene encoding rho guanine nucleotide exchange factor 3 isoform X5, which translates to MLSFVSSCRPKQQQQNNFSLFTSTKGWNFRGKKRKQSAQSEDVISVCSFDSSEPSNKRVRPLSRVTSLASLIPPVRATPLKRFGQTLQRSISFRSDSRPDLLAPRPWTRNVPPASTKRRDSKLWSETFDVCVNQMLTSKEIKRQEAIFELSQGEEDLIEDLKLAKKAYHDPMLKLSIMSEQELNQIFGTLDSLIPLHEDLLRRLKEIRKPDGSTDCVGHILVSWLPCLNSYDSYCSNQVAAKTLLDQKKQDHRVQDFLQRCLESPFSRKLDLWNFLDIPRSRLVKYPLLLREILRHTPNDHPDQQLIEEAINIVQGIVAEINKKTGESECQYYKERLIYLDEGQKDSLIGDSRVVCCHGELKNNRGVKLHVFLFQEVLVITRAVTQNEQLCYQLYRQPIPVKDLVVEDLQDGEVRLGGSIRGAFSNNERIKNFFRVSFRKGSQSQSHSLQANDTFNKQQWLNCIRQAKESASCASGEVRTLDSEVPLLTSSSTSSSRNRIPRQESKLEQMDQSDSGSDCSMDVSEISIDCDHMEQTYPWETDKEIESNV; encoded by the exons GAGCCCAGTAATAAGCGGGTCAGGCCTCTTTCTAGAGTGACATCACTAGCAAGTTTAATTCCTCCTGTTCGAGCAACTCCTTTGAAACGATTCGGTCAGACGCTTCAG cGTTCCATCAGTTTTCGCAGTGACAGTCGGCCAGATCTGCTTGCCCCAAGACCCTGGACTAGAAATGTACCCCCTGCTAGCACCAAGCGAAGAGACAGTAAACTTTGGAGTGAGACCTTTGATGTTTGTGTCAATCAGATGCTCACATCCAAAGAAATCAAGCGGCAAGAG GCAATTTTTGAACTTTCACAAGGAGAAGAAGACTTGATAGAAGACCTGAAGTTAGCAAAGAAG GCTTACCATGACCCAATGCTTAAACTTTCCATAATGTCAGAGCAAGAATTAAACCAAATATTTGGGACACTGGACTCTTTAATTCCTTTGCATGAAG ATCTTCTTAGACGGCTAAAAGAAATTAGGAAGCCTGATGGATCTACAGACTGTGTTGGTCACATCCTTGTGAGCTGG ttGCCTTGTCTAAATTCCTATGATAGTTACTGTAGCAACCAGGTAGCTGCCAAAACTTTGCTGGACCAGAAAAAGCAGGATCACCGGGTGCAAGACTTCCTACAGCGTTGCCTAGAGTCGCCTTTCAGCCGTAAACTGGACCTGTGGAATTTCCTTGATATCCCAAGAAGCCGTCTAGTGAAGTACCCGCTACTGCTTAGAGAGATTCTGCGACACACGCCAAACGATCATCCAGACCAACAGCTCATTGAAGAAGCT attaATATTGTCCAAGGAATAGTGGCAGAAATCAACAAAAAGACAGGTGAATCTGAATGCCAGTATTACAAAGAGAGGCTAATCTATCTTGATGAAGGCCAAAAGGACTCCTTGATAGGTGATTCACGTGTCGTGTGCTGTCATGGTGAACTAAAGAACAACCGGGGAGTG aAATTGCATGTATTTCTCTTCCAAGAAGTACTGGTAATTACTCGAGCTGTTACACAGAATGAACAACTCTGTTACCAATTGTATCGGCAACCCATCCCTGTGAAAGATCTTGTGGTAGAAGACTTGCAAGACGGAGAGGTGCGATTGGGTGGATCCATACGTGGTGCATTTAGCAACAATGAGAGGA ttaaaAACTTCTTTAGAGTCAGCTTCAGAAAGGGATCTCAAAGCCAGTCTCACTCACTGCAAGCAAATGACACCTTCAACAAACAGCAGTGGCTCAATTGTATCCGTCAAGCCAAAGAATCAGCCTCTTGCGCATCAGGCGAAGTCCGGACACTTGATTCTGAAGTCCCCTTACTAACATCATCGAGTACATCATCAAGTAGGAACAGAATACCCCGTCAGGAATCTAAGCTTGAGCAAATGGACCAATCAGACAGTGGGTCTGACTGTAGTATGGACGTCAGTGAAATCAGCATTGACTGTGACCACATGGAGCAGACATACCCTTGGGAAACTGACAAAGAAATAGAAAGCAATGTCTGA
- the ARHGEF3 gene encoding rho guanine nucleotide exchange factor 3 isoform X9, producing MKKRKQSAQSEDVISVCSFDSSEPSNKRVRPLSRVTSLASLIPPVRATPLKRFGQTLQRSISFRSDSRPDLLAPRPWTRNVPPASTKRRDSKLWSETFDVCVNQMLTSKEIKRQEAIFELSQGEEDLIEDLKLAKKAYHDPMLKLSIMSEQELNQIFGTLDSLIPLHEDLLRRLKEIRKPDGSTDCVGHILVSWLPCLNSYDSYCSNQVAAKTLLDQKKQDHRVQDFLQRCLESPFSRKLDLWNFLDIPRSRLVKYPLLLREILRHTPNDHPDQQLIEEAINIVQGIVAEINKKTGESECQYYKERLIYLDEGQKDSLIGDSRVVCCHGELKNNRGVKLHVFLFQEVLVITRAVTQNEQLCYQLYRQPIPVKDLVVEDLQDGEVRLGGSIRGAFSNNERIKNFFRVSFRKGSQSQSHSLQANDTFNKQQWLNCIRQAKESASCASGEVRTLDSEVPLLTSSSTSSSRNRIPRQESKLEQMDQSDSGSDCSMDVSEISIDCDHMEQTYPWETDKEIESNV from the exons GAGCCCAGTAATAAGCGGGTCAGGCCTCTTTCTAGAGTGACATCACTAGCAAGTTTAATTCCTCCTGTTCGAGCAACTCCTTTGAAACGATTCGGTCAGACGCTTCAG cGTTCCATCAGTTTTCGCAGTGACAGTCGGCCAGATCTGCTTGCCCCAAGACCCTGGACTAGAAATGTACCCCCTGCTAGCACCAAGCGAAGAGACAGTAAACTTTGGAGTGAGACCTTTGATGTTTGTGTCAATCAGATGCTCACATCCAAAGAAATCAAGCGGCAAGAG GCAATTTTTGAACTTTCACAAGGAGAAGAAGACTTGATAGAAGACCTGAAGTTAGCAAAGAAG GCTTACCATGACCCAATGCTTAAACTTTCCATAATGTCAGAGCAAGAATTAAACCAAATATTTGGGACACTGGACTCTTTAATTCCTTTGCATGAAG ATCTTCTTAGACGGCTAAAAGAAATTAGGAAGCCTGATGGATCTACAGACTGTGTTGGTCACATCCTTGTGAGCTGG ttGCCTTGTCTAAATTCCTATGATAGTTACTGTAGCAACCAGGTAGCTGCCAAAACTTTGCTGGACCAGAAAAAGCAGGATCACCGGGTGCAAGACTTCCTACAGCGTTGCCTAGAGTCGCCTTTCAGCCGTAAACTGGACCTGTGGAATTTCCTTGATATCCCAAGAAGCCGTCTAGTGAAGTACCCGCTACTGCTTAGAGAGATTCTGCGACACACGCCAAACGATCATCCAGACCAACAGCTCATTGAAGAAGCT attaATATTGTCCAAGGAATAGTGGCAGAAATCAACAAAAAGACAGGTGAATCTGAATGCCAGTATTACAAAGAGAGGCTAATCTATCTTGATGAAGGCCAAAAGGACTCCTTGATAGGTGATTCACGTGTCGTGTGCTGTCATGGTGAACTAAAGAACAACCGGGGAGTG aAATTGCATGTATTTCTCTTCCAAGAAGTACTGGTAATTACTCGAGCTGTTACACAGAATGAACAACTCTGTTACCAATTGTATCGGCAACCCATCCCTGTGAAAGATCTTGTGGTAGAAGACTTGCAAGACGGAGAGGTGCGATTGGGTGGATCCATACGTGGTGCATTTAGCAACAATGAGAGGA ttaaaAACTTCTTTAGAGTCAGCTTCAGAAAGGGATCTCAAAGCCAGTCTCACTCACTGCAAGCAAATGACACCTTCAACAAACAGCAGTGGCTCAATTGTATCCGTCAAGCCAAAGAATCAGCCTCTTGCGCATCAGGCGAAGTCCGGACACTTGATTCTGAAGTCCCCTTACTAACATCATCGAGTACATCATCAAGTAGGAACAGAATACCCCGTCAGGAATCTAAGCTTGAGCAAATGGACCAATCAGACAGTGGGTCTGACTGTAGTATGGACGTCAGTGAAATCAGCATTGACTGTGACCACATGGAGCAGACATACCCTTGGGAAACTGACAAAGAAATAGAAAGCAATGTCTGA
- the ARHGEF3 gene encoding rho guanine nucleotide exchange factor 3 isoform X8, which yields MGWCCFFVHHQKKRKQSAQSEDVISVCSFDSSEPSNKRVRPLSRVTSLASLIPPVRATPLKRFGQTLQRSISFRSDSRPDLLAPRPWTRNVPPASTKRRDSKLWSETFDVCVNQMLTSKEIKRQEAIFELSQGEEDLIEDLKLAKKAYHDPMLKLSIMSEQELNQIFGTLDSLIPLHEDLLRRLKEIRKPDGSTDCVGHILVSWLPCLNSYDSYCSNQVAAKTLLDQKKQDHRVQDFLQRCLESPFSRKLDLWNFLDIPRSRLVKYPLLLREILRHTPNDHPDQQLIEEAINIVQGIVAEINKKTGESECQYYKERLIYLDEGQKDSLIGDSRVVCCHGELKNNRGVKLHVFLFQEVLVITRAVTQNEQLCYQLYRQPIPVKDLVVEDLQDGEVRLGGSIRGAFSNNERIKNFFRVSFRKGSQSQSHSLQANDTFNKQQWLNCIRQAKESASCASGEVRTLDSEVPLLTSSSTSSSRNRIPRQESKLEQMDQSDSGSDCSMDVSEISIDCDHMEQTYPWETDKEIESNV from the exons GAGCCCAGTAATAAGCGGGTCAGGCCTCTTTCTAGAGTGACATCACTAGCAAGTTTAATTCCTCCTGTTCGAGCAACTCCTTTGAAACGATTCGGTCAGACGCTTCAG cGTTCCATCAGTTTTCGCAGTGACAGTCGGCCAGATCTGCTTGCCCCAAGACCCTGGACTAGAAATGTACCCCCTGCTAGCACCAAGCGAAGAGACAGTAAACTTTGGAGTGAGACCTTTGATGTTTGTGTCAATCAGATGCTCACATCCAAAGAAATCAAGCGGCAAGAG GCAATTTTTGAACTTTCACAAGGAGAAGAAGACTTGATAGAAGACCTGAAGTTAGCAAAGAAG GCTTACCATGACCCAATGCTTAAACTTTCCATAATGTCAGAGCAAGAATTAAACCAAATATTTGGGACACTGGACTCTTTAATTCCTTTGCATGAAG ATCTTCTTAGACGGCTAAAAGAAATTAGGAAGCCTGATGGATCTACAGACTGTGTTGGTCACATCCTTGTGAGCTGG ttGCCTTGTCTAAATTCCTATGATAGTTACTGTAGCAACCAGGTAGCTGCCAAAACTTTGCTGGACCAGAAAAAGCAGGATCACCGGGTGCAAGACTTCCTACAGCGTTGCCTAGAGTCGCCTTTCAGCCGTAAACTGGACCTGTGGAATTTCCTTGATATCCCAAGAAGCCGTCTAGTGAAGTACCCGCTACTGCTTAGAGAGATTCTGCGACACACGCCAAACGATCATCCAGACCAACAGCTCATTGAAGAAGCT attaATATTGTCCAAGGAATAGTGGCAGAAATCAACAAAAAGACAGGTGAATCTGAATGCCAGTATTACAAAGAGAGGCTAATCTATCTTGATGAAGGCCAAAAGGACTCCTTGATAGGTGATTCACGTGTCGTGTGCTGTCATGGTGAACTAAAGAACAACCGGGGAGTG aAATTGCATGTATTTCTCTTCCAAGAAGTACTGGTAATTACTCGAGCTGTTACACAGAATGAACAACTCTGTTACCAATTGTATCGGCAACCCATCCCTGTGAAAGATCTTGTGGTAGAAGACTTGCAAGACGGAGAGGTGCGATTGGGTGGATCCATACGTGGTGCATTTAGCAACAATGAGAGGA ttaaaAACTTCTTTAGAGTCAGCTTCAGAAAGGGATCTCAAAGCCAGTCTCACTCACTGCAAGCAAATGACACCTTCAACAAACAGCAGTGGCTCAATTGTATCCGTCAAGCCAAAGAATCAGCCTCTTGCGCATCAGGCGAAGTCCGGACACTTGATTCTGAAGTCCCCTTACTAACATCATCGAGTACATCATCAAGTAGGAACAGAATACCCCGTCAGGAATCTAAGCTTGAGCAAATGGACCAATCAGACAGTGGGTCTGACTGTAGTATGGACGTCAGTGAAATCAGCATTGACTGTGACCACATGGAGCAGACATACCCTTGGGAAACTGACAAAGAAATAGAAAGCAATGTCTGA
- the ARHGEF3 gene encoding rho guanine nucleotide exchange factor 3 isoform X7, whose product MVAKDYPFYLTVKRANCGLEVQTASISTRETEEPSNKRVRPLSRVTSLASLIPPVRATPLKRFGQTLQRSISFRSDSRPDLLAPRPWTRNVPPASTKRRDSKLWSETFDVCVNQMLTSKEIKRQEAIFELSQGEEDLIEDLKLAKKAYHDPMLKLSIMSEQELNQIFGTLDSLIPLHEDLLRRLKEIRKPDGSTDCVGHILVSWLPCLNSYDSYCSNQVAAKTLLDQKKQDHRVQDFLQRCLESPFSRKLDLWNFLDIPRSRLVKYPLLLREILRHTPNDHPDQQLIEEAINIVQGIVAEINKKTGESECQYYKERLIYLDEGQKDSLIGDSRVVCCHGELKNNRGVKLHVFLFQEVLVITRAVTQNEQLCYQLYRQPIPVKDLVVEDLQDGEVRLGGSIRGAFSNNERIKNFFRVSFRKGSQSQSHSLQANDTFNKQQWLNCIRQAKESASCASGEVRTLDSEVPLLTSSSTSSSRNRIPRQESKLEQMDQSDSGSDCSMDVSEISIDCDHMEQTYPWETDKEIESNV is encoded by the exons GAGCCCAGTAATAAGCGGGTCAGGCCTCTTTCTAGAGTGACATCACTAGCAAGTTTAATTCCTCCTGTTCGAGCAACTCCTTTGAAACGATTCGGTCAGACGCTTCAG cGTTCCATCAGTTTTCGCAGTGACAGTCGGCCAGATCTGCTTGCCCCAAGACCCTGGACTAGAAATGTACCCCCTGCTAGCACCAAGCGAAGAGACAGTAAACTTTGGAGTGAGACCTTTGATGTTTGTGTCAATCAGATGCTCACATCCAAAGAAATCAAGCGGCAAGAG GCAATTTTTGAACTTTCACAAGGAGAAGAAGACTTGATAGAAGACCTGAAGTTAGCAAAGAAG GCTTACCATGACCCAATGCTTAAACTTTCCATAATGTCAGAGCAAGAATTAAACCAAATATTTGGGACACTGGACTCTTTAATTCCTTTGCATGAAG ATCTTCTTAGACGGCTAAAAGAAATTAGGAAGCCTGATGGATCTACAGACTGTGTTGGTCACATCCTTGTGAGCTGG ttGCCTTGTCTAAATTCCTATGATAGTTACTGTAGCAACCAGGTAGCTGCCAAAACTTTGCTGGACCAGAAAAAGCAGGATCACCGGGTGCAAGACTTCCTACAGCGTTGCCTAGAGTCGCCTTTCAGCCGTAAACTGGACCTGTGGAATTTCCTTGATATCCCAAGAAGCCGTCTAGTGAAGTACCCGCTACTGCTTAGAGAGATTCTGCGACACACGCCAAACGATCATCCAGACCAACAGCTCATTGAAGAAGCT attaATATTGTCCAAGGAATAGTGGCAGAAATCAACAAAAAGACAGGTGAATCTGAATGCCAGTATTACAAAGAGAGGCTAATCTATCTTGATGAAGGCCAAAAGGACTCCTTGATAGGTGATTCACGTGTCGTGTGCTGTCATGGTGAACTAAAGAACAACCGGGGAGTG aAATTGCATGTATTTCTCTTCCAAGAAGTACTGGTAATTACTCGAGCTGTTACACAGAATGAACAACTCTGTTACCAATTGTATCGGCAACCCATCCCTGTGAAAGATCTTGTGGTAGAAGACTTGCAAGACGGAGAGGTGCGATTGGGTGGATCCATACGTGGTGCATTTAGCAACAATGAGAGGA ttaaaAACTTCTTTAGAGTCAGCTTCAGAAAGGGATCTCAAAGCCAGTCTCACTCACTGCAAGCAAATGACACCTTCAACAAACAGCAGTGGCTCAATTGTATCCGTCAAGCCAAAGAATCAGCCTCTTGCGCATCAGGCGAAGTCCGGACACTTGATTCTGAAGTCCCCTTACTAACATCATCGAGTACATCATCAAGTAGGAACAGAATACCCCGTCAGGAATCTAAGCTTGAGCAAATGGACCAATCAGACAGTGGGTCTGACTGTAGTATGGACGTCAGTGAAATCAGCATTGACTGTGACCACATGGAGCAGACATACCCTTGGGAAACTGACAAAGAAATAGAAAGCAATGTCTGA